GCAAGTATGAGTTTGTCGCAATCATCCCTTGGTTTTCACCTACTTTTAGTAAGCATCCCCGTACTTCTCATTGGCATCATAGATGACTTTAAAGAACTCTCAGCACGCCCTAAGTTTTTTGTACAAGTTTTAGCAGCTTCACTTTGGGTAACAACAATACCCAGAGGTGATTTGTTACTTGAACAAATAGGTCTTCCCCCATCAATTGCAATGTTGCTCTCAGCAGCTTGGATCATTGGAATTATTAACGCCATTAACTTCATTGATGGAATGGATGGCCTTGTTGCTGGAACTTTAACAATTGTTTTTATAATGCTGGCGATTCTCTTTAACGGAAATAGAGAGATGTCTATTGCCATGATTATTTTCGCAGGAACTTCACTTGGCTTTTTGTTTTTCAATTATCCGCCAGCAAAAATTTATCTTGGTGATAGCGGCAGCGGACTATTTGGTTTTGTTCTTGGAAGTGCCACAACGATTTTACAACCAAGCCTCAATGGTTCTTATGCCGTTTTGGTTCCGATGCTTTTATTAGCTTACCCACAGATTGATGCTGTTTTAGCAATAATGCGTAGACTCATCAATCAAAGGCCCATCTTTAAGGGCGATCATAGTCATCTTCATCACAAGCTCCAAAAAATTGGGTTTACAGTTCCTCAGTCGCCTTTCATCATCTACTCAGTTGTTATGTATTGTGCGATTGGTGCATATACCATTAACTCACTACCAATATTTCCAGCACTTCTAGTACTTGCAATAACTACCGGTGGATTAATTGGAGCACTTGCTTTAGTGTTTCTATGGGATAAAATTCTTGGTAGTCGCATCGCCCTTTATAATCACTCTGTAATTAATCAACAACTCTCACTTCAAAATAAAAGAACGGGAACGCTTAGATCGTTTCCAGGATTACTCATAAATTTAGCAAAAATTAGTAGTGAATTTCAGCGCTTCACCCCAACCATGACTCATAAATTTGCTGCAGATTTTTCAGCATTAGTGAAACAACATTTTCCAGAAGGATTATTTAAATCTGTAAATAACAATGGGATCATCATTTATTTTGAGCAACCTTTAGAAATAACTGAATCTTTTTTAAATGAATTTAAGAGTGCTCTAAAAACAATGTTTCGAGAATATCAAGTACTTGAGAGCGAAGAAGAAACTCTCAGTGATACAGTTGTATGCTTATCAAATAATATCACACGAGGAACTGGCGAATTAGATGAAGTTGCCAAGCTTCCAGTTAAGCGAGCTGCATAATGAAAACTGTCGCCCTTAACTCTTCTTCATATTTTAATAAAAGCATTTTACAAATTTCAATTTTCAATATTCTTGTTATTACCGGAACGATTTTTTTATTTTCGCTGGTATCACTACCGGCAATTTTATTTATTCCATTTTGCGTATCAGCATTAACACTTTTTTTAGGGCCTTTTAAAGCAGCACCCGCGATCATTTTAACTTATGTTGGATTTGATGGAATGCTTAAAATTCTATCTGGATACAACCCAGTAATCCACGTTGCCTCAGATCTACTCGTGGTTTTATTATGCATACGCTGGCTGATATTCGTCGCTTTTTCACGCTCCTCATTAAATTTCAAGCTTCCACCATTTTGGGTGTTTTTTCTTATACACGCAATGTGGGTTTCACTTGAAATTTTAAATCCATACGGAATAGGTCTCGTACCAGGTATCGCTGCTTATAAAATATATGCATCATTTTTAACACTCTACTTTTTTACTTACTCATTTTTTGATAAAGTTTCAGACCTCAGAAGTATGTTTGTATTAGCCATTATTATTCTCACCGTAGAGTCAATACTTTCGATCTACCAATTTAACTTAGGTGCAAGCTCAGTCTTAGCACTAAGCCCTAATTATGCAAAACCTATGAACGATATTTTTGTTGGTAAACAGTTCCGCCCTTTCGGTACAGCTGCTACTCCAGGCGGAGCCTCTACTTGGTTATTTCTAAGCACTCCGCTTGTAGTGGCTTTTACAAGTATGGATAAAAAAATGTTTAAAAAAATAGTGCTTATTGCACTTATTATCGTAGTAATTTACGCCCTTTTTGTATGTCAAATTAGATCTGCGATGCTTAAAGCCGTAGCTGGTAGTATTGCAGCTTATATTGTGATCTTTTGGAGAAAACCCGTTCGATTATTTGCTGGAGCACTCGTTGGCGGACTTTTTTATTTATCATTTCAATTAATACTTACTATCGATGACCCGCAGATGAAAACTGCTCAAGCGCGGTATGAGGCTATCAACAGTATCAGGTCTATTACTTCTTCGCGTGGACATGGAGTTGTAGAGAATATTCTCTATATTTGGGAAAATGCTCCATTTGGAATTGGACTATCTCGAACAGGTGCAGCGGCAAAAGTATTTGAAGAAAAAATTTCATCAAACCCCTATTTTGGTGTTGAGTGGATGTTCGCCGATAATTTATACAAGGCCTTCCGAGAATACTGCGGTTTTTAAAACCAGGCACGCCAAAGAAAACGGAATAAAAACATCTATGAATATGCTAAAAATACGTAGAAAAATTGCAAAATTAAAATTTTATATTCTTGATAATTTATTAGATTTTTATTTTCAAATTGATACTAGTTCAAACAAAGAACTTATCGAATCAGCTGGCGAGCGTAATGGTTATGACCCCACTGATTGGCAGACATTTCCCAAGTTA
This genomic stretch from Oligoflexia bacterium harbors:
- a CDS encoding MraY family glycosyltransferase encodes the protein MAAHRFMALSHIDARRRSTSRTPLLGGIAIVIASAASMSLSQSSLGFHLLLVSIPVLLIGIIDDFKELSARPKFFVQVLAASLWVTTIPRGDLLLEQIGLPPSIAMLLSAAWIIGIINAINFIDGMDGLVAGTLTIVFIMLAILFNGNREMSIAMIIFAGTSLGFLFFNYPPAKIYLGDSGSGLFGFVLGSATTILQPSLNGSYAVLVPMLLLAYPQIDAVLAIMRRLINQRPIFKGDHSHLHHKLQKIGFTVPQSPFIIYSVVMYCAIGAYTINSLPIFPALLVLAITTGGLIGALALVFLWDKILGSRIALYNHSVINQQLSLQNKRTGTLRSFPGLLINLAKISSEFQRFTPTMTHKFAADFSALVKQHFPEGLFKSVNNNGIIIYFEQPLEITESFLNEFKSALKTMFREYQVLESEEETLSDTVVCLSNNITRGTGELDEVAKLPVKRAA